In Leopardus geoffroyi isolate Oge1 chromosome D1, O.geoffroyi_Oge1_pat1.0, whole genome shotgun sequence, the genomic stretch AGGTTTGGCATTGAGAAGAGGCCTCTAAAAATTCCATTGACCAGCTAAACCTAACTTCCATTGACACCACACTTTACAGTTTATGAGGCAATTTTATACCCATTGTATCCAGTGTTACTGACCTTTTCAGCACCAAGAATATTCCTGTTATTTAACCCCCACCGGCCCACATTCTGAAACACATCTATCAAACAAATTCCCTTAGTTAATTAATCAAAGTCATGCCAACCGCTAATAGGAACTTCTGACCTacattaaataagattttttattccctgggtggcgcctgggtggctcagtctgttgagtgttgactcttgatttcagctcaggtcgtgggaatgagccctgcgttgggctccgtgctgagcatggagtctgcttgggattctctttctctcccactgcccctctccctcactcgtgaactctctctctctaaaataaaaaataaataaaagaatttgtatCCACAACGCCCACCACGGGGTGTGGACATGTAGTAAGTACCCAAGAAATGCTTCCTGTATGCAATGAATACATGTATGGTTTCTTAGCCTCTCTGAGGCTATAATCTTAGATCTGAGCCTTGGGAACCTTGGGAACTTCTGACTTCACAACACCTCCAtatccccattttagaaatgaggaaatgggCCCAGGGAGGAAAAAagccttgcccaaggccacagactTTGTGAGCATTGTCACTGGGACTTGCTTCCCTAGCGGCGTCTTGGACTAATATCCTTTAGTATTCTGTCGATGAAAATAAGCCACGAGCTCCCTGGAGGTGGCGCTGTTGGTTTCACTCCGCCTCTTGTGCCCTCAGGTATCTCCTGTCGTGGAGCTTAACGTAGGAGGCGAGTTGTACACCACCACCGTGAGCACCCTGAGAAAAGTCCCGGGTTCAAAGCTGGCAGAGATGTTCTCCAGCTCCACTAAGGCCTGCCTGGATGCAGAAGGCCGCTTCTTCATCGATCGCCCCGGCACCTATTTCGGACCCGTCCTGGACTACCTGCGCAGCGAGCAGCTGCCCACACAGCACATCCCGGAGGTGTACCGTGAGGCGCAGTTTTACGAAATCAAGCCTTTGGTCAAGCTCTTGGAGGACACGCCGCAGATCTTTGGTGAGCAGGTGGCTCGGAAGCAGTTCCTGCTGCGGGTGCCCGCCTACAGCGAGAACCTGGAGCTCATGGTGCGCTTGGCACGCGCCGAGGCCGTGGCGGCACGCAGCTCCACAGTGCTGGTGTGCGTGGTGCGCACTGAAGAAGAGGCAGCCCAGTGCGCAGAGGCCCTGCGCGTCTTCGAGTTTGAAAAGAAGTCGGTTGTCAAGTTTGGACCTTGGAAGGCAGCCCCGCAGGTCAAGGACCTCCTGGACTGCGTGAAGATGGACATTGCAGCCCAGGGGTACCAGGTATACTATGAACACTACTCCGAGAGAACATTACGGGCCAAGTATTTCAATTACTTTTATACATTCCTCTTCATCTGGTGGTGATCCCCAGGGGCCGGAGCAGAGGCAGTGTGTTATGGGTTCTGGTGGGACTTATGAAATTGAAAGTTGCCTTCAAAAGCCATCTTCCAGGGGAGCCTCGGTGGCACGGTCGCTAAGCGTCGGAcatgagctcaggtcatgatctcacagtccatgagtttcaagcccctcttcgggctctgtgttgacagctcagagcctggagcctgcttcagattctgtgtctccctctctttttgcccttcccctgctggtgctctgtctctctctctctcaaaaataaataaacattaaaaaaaagtttttaaaaagccgTCTTCCTTTAATTTcataaacaaacatcaaacagTTTCTAAGGTGGTCTAGGAGGCTTGCCCCCTAATAATTGTCTATCCCCCTGCTGAGAATTTTGTGCTCACTGCAACTGACTCCACTGTGCTTGCCTCGTGAGGTGCAGCTGCTTCCTCTTTAAAGCCTCACCTACCTGCCAGACGCTTCCCGTCAAGTCCAAAACAAGGCTGAGGTGAGTTGGAATGTTTCGACAATGCTTTGGCTGGAGATGTGGGATGATAACAGGAAAATAACAGGATACCACTGACCTAGATAATATGATCTGAAAATACAATCTACTCAGCCTCAGCTTGTGGTCTAATCCTTTAGCCCTGTTATGTGCCTTCACGAGGAAGATGCCAAGTTCATACCTATGGTAGACGCCACTCAGATCTCCCTTTTCCAAATGCTGTGTTGACTGCTGCAGCTTCACAGCTGTTTTCtctagagcagtgattctcaaaagtGTGGTCcctagaccagcagcatcagcaatACCTGGGAGCttcttagaaatacaaattctctggcccccacctcagacctactgaatcagaaacagtGTTGGCCCAACAGtctgttttaataagccctccaggtgattctgatgcacccTAATTTTGAGATCTGCTCTGGAAAAGAATTGCCATCTTGCTTGTGTAGAGATAGAGAAGACTGAGCCCTTACCTCAAAGGAGGAATCAATTCTGGTGCAGTTCCTGTTCTGGGCCTCCTTGTGGGATCAGGTGAAGTCAGTCCTCATTTGAGGCcacattctgtttgtttgtttgtttgtttgtttgttttaacatttatttattattgagaaacag encodes the following:
- the KCTD14 gene encoding BTB/POZ domain-containing protein KCTD14 isoform X2; protein product: MSLPSGPRSLRLHRASPPAGPPVVSPVVELNVGGELYTTTVSTLRKVPGSKLAEMFSSSTKACLDAEGRFFIDRPGTYFGPVLDYLRSEQLPTQHIPEVYREAQFYEIKPLVKLLEDTPQIFGEQVARKQFLLRVPAYSENLELMVRLARAEAVAARSSTVLVCVVRTEEEAAQCAEALRVFEFEKKSVVKFGPWKAAPQVKDLLDCVKMDIAAQGYQVYYEHYSERTLRAKYFNYFYTFLFIWW
- the KCTD14 gene encoding BTB/POZ domain-containing protein KCTD14 isoform X1 encodes the protein MGGRGSHRFWVYFSPGCIVWLLSECIHSVSLLHSSRQSCPLVSPVVELNVGGELYTTTVSTLRKVPGSKLAEMFSSSTKACLDAEGRFFIDRPGTYFGPVLDYLRSEQLPTQHIPEVYREAQFYEIKPLVKLLEDTPQIFGEQVARKQFLLRVPAYSENLELMVRLARAEAVAARSSTVLVCVVRTEEEAAQCAEALRVFEFEKKSVVKFGPWKAAPQVKDLLDCVKMDIAAQGYQVYYEHYSERTLRAKYFNYFYTFLFIWW